The following proteins are co-located in the Candidatus Competibacteraceae bacterium genome:
- a CDS encoding pyruvate, phosphate dikinase, with amino-acid sequence MAKKYIYKYTEGDGKNKMLLGGKGANLCEMTQIGLRVPPGFVISTEACLDYIANNRLPEGLVDNMREHMAWLEQETGKQFGGAGNPLLVSVRSGSSMSMPGMMDTILNLGLNETTLAGLIKLTGNARFAHDAYRRFIQLFGKIALGVDDHYFDEHFEAIKRRAGVKVDVALSAEDLRDIGQLFLQVVKEQTGRPFPQDPYEQLELAVKAVFGSWMGQRAVDYRREFKITPEQASGTAVNVVTMVFGNMGNDCSTGVGFTRDPGTGENVMYGEYLVNAQGEDVVAGIRTPKPVAEMKDEMPDLYRQLVELRNKLEGHYHEVQDYEYTIEKGVLYCLQTRNGKMNAQGMVRSSVEMANEGLITREKALLRIDPESLEQMMFPQLDPKQKVAPAAVGMGASPGASSGKIVFDADTAVKRGRGANEKIILVREETKPEDIHGFFAAVGILTSRGGKTSHAAVVARGMGKPCVVGAEDILVNVHQRQAIIGDKVLHEGDVVTIDGGTGAVYLGAVPTVEPEFTPELRTLLGWADEIATLKVMANADTPEAAQRASNYGAMGIGLCRTERMFNAKERLPLVLEMILAETTEDREAALAKLLPMQRSDFKEIFRVMAPRSVTVRLLDPPIHEFLPSEQTLIDDIEHLRHLRQTAQGLEAISQILGQVNPKAVEQLGILNDSHLVADVLAKKEEILQKARALHEINPMLGHRGVRLGLTYPEIYKMQIRAILEAAAECIQEKVNVHPEIMVPQVCTVEELKRVKALVDEVLPQVEAKYAVKVDFEFGTMMEVVRACLRAGEIADVAEFFSFGTNDLTQATFSFSREDAENKFLPFYNSAGILKDNPFEALDTAGVGQLMQFAVENGRKTRDGLKVGICGEQGGHPASMRFCHYANLTYVSCSSPRVPIARLAAAHAKLLEEEFKPATRG; translated from the coding sequence ATGGCGAAGAAGTACATTTACAAATACACCGAAGGCGATGGCAAGAATAAGATGCTGCTGGGCGGCAAGGGTGCCAACCTCTGCGAGATGACCCAGATCGGCCTGCGGGTGCCACCGGGCTTCGTGATTTCCACCGAAGCCTGTCTGGATTACATCGCCAACAACCGTCTGCCCGAGGGGTTGGTGGACAATATGCGCGAGCACATGGCTTGGCTGGAGCAGGAAACCGGCAAGCAGTTTGGCGGTGCCGGCAACCCGCTGCTGGTCTCGGTGCGCTCCGGTTCCTCCATGTCCATGCCGGGCATGATGGATACTATTCTGAACCTGGGCCTGAATGAAACCACTCTGGCCGGGTTGATCAAACTGACCGGCAACGCGCGTTTCGCCCATGACGCCTATCGTCGCTTCATCCAGTTGTTCGGCAAGATCGCGCTGGGCGTGGACGATCATTACTTCGACGAACACTTCGAGGCGATCAAGCGCCGCGCCGGGGTGAAGGTGGATGTGGCCCTGAGCGCCGAAGACCTGCGCGACATCGGCCAGTTATTCCTGCAAGTCGTCAAGGAGCAGACTGGGCGGCCGTTCCCGCAAGACCCCTATGAGCAGTTGGAACTGGCGGTCAAGGCCGTGTTCGGTTCGTGGATGGGTCAGCGCGCCGTCGATTACCGCCGCGAGTTCAAGATCACTCCGGAGCAGGCTAGCGGCACCGCGGTCAATGTCGTGACCATGGTCTTTGGCAACATGGGCAACGATTGCTCGACGGGCGTGGGTTTCACCCGCGATCCCGGCACCGGCGAAAATGTCATGTACGGCGAATACCTGGTCAACGCCCAGGGCGAGGACGTGGTGGCCGGCATCCGCACGCCCAAGCCCGTGGCGGAGATGAAGGACGAGATGCCGGATCTGTACCGGCAACTGGTCGAGCTGCGCAATAAGCTGGAAGGCCACTACCACGAGGTGCAGGACTACGAGTACACCATCGAGAAGGGTGTGCTGTATTGCCTGCAAACCCGTAATGGCAAGATGAACGCCCAGGGTATGGTGCGCAGCTCGGTGGAAATGGCCAATGAGGGTTTGATTACCCGCGAAAAGGCGTTGCTGCGGATTGACCCTGAGTCGCTCGAACAGATGATGTTCCCGCAGCTCGATCCCAAGCAAAAAGTGGCGCCGGCGGCGGTCGGGATGGGCGCGTCTCCCGGCGCCTCGTCGGGCAAGATCGTGTTCGACGCCGATACCGCGGTAAAACGCGGGCGCGGCGCCAACGAGAAAATCATTCTGGTGCGCGAGGAAACCAAGCCGGAGGACATCCATGGCTTCTTCGCCGCCGTGGGTATTCTGACCAGCCGCGGCGGCAAGACTTCCCACGCGGCGGTCGTGGCGCGCGGCATGGGCAAGCCCTGCGTGGTCGGCGCGGAAGATATTCTGGTCAACGTGCATCAGCGCCAGGCCATCATCGGCGACAAGGTTCTGCATGAAGGCGATGTGGTCACCATTGACGGCGGTACCGGCGCGGTTTATCTGGGCGCCGTTCCCACCGTCGAACCGGAGTTCACTCCGGAACTGCGCACCTTGCTGGGCTGGGCTGACGAAATTGCCACCCTCAAGGTGATGGCGAACGCGGACACCCCGGAAGCTGCTCAGCGTGCCTCCAACTACGGCGCCATGGGTATCGGCCTGTGCCGTACCGAGCGCATGTTTAATGCCAAGGAGCGGTTGCCGCTCGTCCTGGAGATGATCCTGGCCGAGACCACCGAGGATCGCGAAGCCGCCCTGGCCAAATTGCTGCCGATGCAGCGCAGTGACTTCAAGGAAATTTTCCGGGTGATGGCGCCGCGTTCGGTCACCGTGCGCCTGTTGGACCCGCCGATTCACGAGTTCCTGCCCTCCGAGCAGACCCTGATCGACGACATTGAGCATCTGCGTCATCTGCGCCAAACCGCGCAGGGTCTGGAGGCGATCAGCCAGATTCTCGGCCAGGTCAACCCGAAAGCCGTCGAGCAACTCGGTATTCTCAACGACAGCCACCTGGTGGCCGACGTGCTGGCCAAGAAGGAAGAAATCCTGCAGAAGGCGCGCGCCCTGCACGAAATCAACCCGATGCTCGGTCATCGCGGCGTCCGCCTGGGTCTGACCTATCCCGAGATCTACAAGATGCAGATCCGCGCCATTCTGGAAGCGGCGGCGGAATGTATTCAGGAGAAGGTCAACGTTCATCCCGAAATCATGGTGCCGCAGGTTTGCACCGTGGAAGAGCTGAAGCGGGTGAAGGCGTTGGTCGACGAGGTGTTGCCCCAGGTCGAGGCCAAGTACGCGGTCAAGGTGGATTTCGAGTTCGGCACCATGATGGAAGTGGTACGGGCCTGTCTGCGCGCCGGCGAAATCGCCGATGTGGCCGAGTTCTTCTCGTTCGGCACCAATGACTTGACCCAGGCCACCTTCTCGTTCTCGCGCGAGGATGCCGAGAACAAATTCCTGCCGTTCTACAACTCCGCCGGGATTCTCAAGGATAATCCGTTTGAGGCATTGGATACGGCGGGCGTCGGCCAGCTCATGCAGTTTGCGGTCGAAAATGGCCGGAAGACCCGCGATGGTCTCAAGGTCGGCATTTGCGGCGAGCAGGGCGGTCATCCGGCTTCGATGCGCTTTTGCCACTATGCTAATCTGACCTACGTGTCTTGCTCGTCGCCTCGGGTGCCGATTGCCCGGTTGGCGGCGGCGCACGCCAAATTGCTGGAAGAGGAGTTCAAGCCAGCGACAAGAGGCTGA
- a CDS encoding KpsF/GutQ family sugar-phosphate isomerase, with the protein MHPDRLRQLGSQVLTIEAQAVEQLKSRIDGNFVGACDLMLHCQGRIVVLGIGKSGHIGGKIAATLASTGSPAFFVHPAEASHGDMGMITAQDVVLALSNSGETDEILTLLPLLKRLGVPLIALTGNPASTLANNADVHIDVSVSQEACPLGLAPTSSTTATLAMGDALAVALLEARGFTAEDFARSHPGGRLGRRLLLLTDDVMHTGAQMPRSAPDDLLKDALLEMSRQGLGTTVVVDGEERVLGVFTDGDLRRALDRQVDVHTARVAEVMIRDCKTIAPGTLAAEALRMMQQYKINALPVVNSTGKLAGILNMHDLLRAGVL; encoded by the coding sequence ATGCACCCCGATAGATTAAGACAACTGGGCAGCCAGGTTTTGACGATTGAAGCCCAAGCGGTGGAACAACTCAAAAGCCGCATTGATGGCAACTTTGTCGGTGCCTGCGATCTCATGCTGCACTGCCAGGGCCGCATCGTGGTACTCGGCATCGGTAAATCCGGGCACATCGGCGGCAAAATCGCGGCGACACTGGCCAGTACCGGCAGTCCGGCGTTTTTTGTTCACCCGGCCGAAGCCAGCCACGGCGACATGGGCATGATCACCGCTCAGGATGTGGTGCTGGCGCTGTCCAATTCCGGTGAAACCGACGAAATCCTGACCCTCCTGCCGCTGCTCAAGCGGTTGGGCGTGCCGCTGATCGCCCTGACCGGCAATCCCGCTTCGACACTGGCCAACAATGCGGATGTGCACATCGATGTCAGCGTTTCCCAGGAAGCCTGTCCGCTCGGGCTGGCGCCGACTTCCAGCACCACCGCGACGCTGGCCATGGGCGACGCCCTGGCGGTAGCACTGCTGGAAGCGCGCGGCTTCACCGCCGAGGATTTCGCCCGCTCCCACCCCGGTGGCCGGCTGGGTCGCCGCCTGCTGCTGCTCACCGACGACGTGATGCATACCGGCGCGCAGATGCCGCGCAGCGCGCCCGACGATCTGCTAAAAGACGCCCTGCTGGAAATGAGTCGCCAAGGTCTGGGTACGACCGTGGTGGTGGATGGCGAGGAGCGAGTGCTGGGGGTGTTCACTGACGGCGACCTGCGCCGGGCGCTGGACCGGCAGGTGGACGTGCATACCGCCCGGGTCGCCGAAGTAATGATCCGCGACTGCAAGACCATCGCGCCCGGCACCCTGGCCGCCGAGGCGCTGCGGATGATGCAACAGTACAAGATCAACGCCCTGCCGGTGGTAAACTCCACCGGGAAGCTGGCCGGCATCCTCAACATGCACGATCTGTTGCGCGCCGGTGTGTTGTAA
- the kdsC gene encoding 3-deoxy-manno-octulosonate-8-phosphatase KdsC, protein MRDILSKATQIQLVIFDVDGVLTDGHLYLGNDGNEYKAFHIRDGHGIKMLLEAGVEVAIISGRHAASVERRMADLGIRHAYLGVQDKLAVFNSLRARLGVDAEQVAYVGDDLIDLPVMTRVGLAIAVQDADPFVKQHAHWQTPSRGGRGAARDVCELLLEARGQLAALRDRYL, encoded by the coding sequence ATGCGCGATATCCTGAGTAAGGCCACCCAGATTCAGTTGGTCATCTTCGACGTGGACGGCGTGTTGACCGACGGCCATCTTTATCTGGGTAACGACGGCAACGAATACAAGGCCTTCCATATCCGTGACGGCCACGGTATCAAGATGTTGCTCGAAGCTGGCGTGGAGGTAGCCATCATTTCCGGTCGCCACGCCGCCTCGGTGGAGCGGCGCATGGCCGATCTGGGCATCCGCCATGCCTATTTGGGCGTGCAGGATAAGCTGGCGGTTTTCAATAGCCTGCGGGCGCGACTGGGTGTGGACGCGGAACAGGTGGCCTACGTGGGTGACGATCTGATTGATCTGCCGGTGATGACCCGGGTCGGTTTGGCCATCGCGGTGCAGGACGCCGACCCGTTCGTCAAACAGCACGCCCACTGGCAGACACCCAGCCGCGGCGGGCGCGGCGCGGCGCGCGATGTCTGCGAGCTGCTGCTGGAAGCGCGCGGCCAACTGGCGGCCCTGCGTGACCGCTATCTGTAG
- the lptC gene encoding LPS export ABC transporter periplasmic protein LptC: MGRGGAAHGGFTVRGSLYLAGLTLLAGLSYSLLRWVESSLREPVAVESQEPVLVIERFRAVRMTVAGLREYLLEAPLLQQLPGQLGTQVEQPRMDWYQPDGQTREWRLRSEQGWIAPNQEQIRLEGEVVMIRTAESGQPPVTMTTRDVLVRPDSRYAETAAPARAVTPGGELRAVGVRAYLDQERLELLSEVRGVYEPPKP; the protein is encoded by the coding sequence GTGGGAAGAGGCGGCGCGGCGCACGGTGGTTTCACGGTACGCGGCAGCCTGTACCTGGCCGGTCTAACATTGTTGGCTGGTTTGAGCTACAGCTTGTTGCGCTGGGTGGAGTCCTCGCTGCGCGAGCCGGTTGCGGTCGAAAGCCAGGAGCCGGTGTTGGTGATCGAGCGGTTTCGGGCCGTGCGGATGACGGTTGCCGGTCTGCGGGAATACCTGCTCGAAGCGCCTCTATTGCAGCAACTGCCGGGTCAGCTCGGTACTCAGGTCGAACAACCGCGAATGGACTGGTATCAGCCAGATGGCCAGACCCGCGAATGGCGGCTGCGCTCCGAACAAGGCTGGATCGCTCCCAACCAGGAACAGATTCGGCTGGAGGGCGAGGTGGTGATGATCCGTACCGCCGAGAGCGGCCAGCCACCGGTCACCATGACCACCCGCGACGTGCTGGTGCGGCCCGACAGCCGTTACGCCGAAACCGCCGCGCCGGCGCGGGCGGTGACGCCGGGTGGCGAATTGCGCGCTGTCGGCGTACGCGCCTATCTGGATCAGGAGCGGTTGGAACTGCTTTCCGAAGTGCGAGGTGTCTATGAACCCCCCAAGCCGTAA
- the lptA gene encoding lipopolysaccharide transport periplasmic protein LptA: MNPPSRKFGLALALALVASSAAALPEDREQPIHLEASRGQLDQKTGVSVYEGNVVISQGSMRLTADTATIHVKDSSFERMEAVGKPVNLRYKPAVDKPEILGTSQRVEYNVGSAKVVMSGNARLVQGQDVFAGDRVEYDLKGDVVRARGAGTNGRIQFTIQPRGQSLLPAAKKP; encoded by the coding sequence ATGAACCCCCCAAGCCGTAAGTTCGGGCTGGCGCTGGCGCTGGCGCTGGTGGCGTCCTCGGCCGCTGCCCTGCCGGAGGATCGCGAACAGCCGATTCATCTGGAGGCCAGCCGCGGCCAGTTGGATCAGAAGACCGGCGTGAGCGTTTACGAAGGCAACGTGGTGATCAGTCAGGGTTCGATGCGGTTGACCGCCGACACCGCCACCATCCATGTCAAGGACAGCAGCTTCGAACGGATGGAAGCGGTGGGAAAGCCCGTCAACCTGCGCTACAAGCCGGCGGTCGACAAGCCGGAAATCCTGGGCACCAGCCAGCGGGTCGAGTACAACGTCGGTAGCGCCAAGGTCGTCATGAGCGGCAATGCCCGGCTGGTGCAGGGACAGGATGTGTTTGCCGGTGATCGGGTGGAGTACGACCTCAAGGGCGATGTGGTGCGCGCGCGCGGCGCCGGTACGAACGGTCGCATCCAGTTCACCATCCAGCCGCGCGGGCAAAGCCTACTCCCCGCCGCCAAGAAGCCCTGA